The genomic DNA CCTCTGATGATCAGAAAGTTCAGGCAAGGGTAGCTGAAGAGCTGCTCATAAGAGGAAGTGATAATAAAGTTTTTGAAGATTTTGATAATAGAGTACTAATAACAAGAAGAAGAAATCGTAAGGCAAAGGAAAAAATTAAGGATCGACTTAATTCTGATTCAAGGATACAAAATAAAGGAATACTTGCTCCAAAAAGAATGGAGGCATTATTGAATTTAGCCAAAGGTAAAAATATTAGAGATCGAGAATGGGCTCTGAATCGAATAGCTTCTCTCAGTATGAAAGGGGTCAGATTTGATGGAATTAAAATAGAAAAGACTAATACAAGGAGAAATAAATGACTACATTTAATGGAAATTTTACAAGATCAATTTCAGGATCTTCTACTGAAGACAGTTCTGTAACCTTTGGGGTTGATGTAGATCAATCACCTGTTTATCTAAATGTTGATGTTATTCCAAGTTATGCATTTGCTCGATTAATGCTTGTTTTAGGAAACGTAGTAAGAATGCAAGATGCAGGAATTGAAAAGGATCATTCTGCTTATCAAGCATGGGTGAGGGGAGAATATTTAAAAGAATTAAATGACGAAATTAAAGAGAAAAAAGCTAAATTACCAGCTTTACTAGAAAAGAAAAATAAAATTACAAAGCTATTAAAATCGATTAAAGAAAAGGGTGAAAAGTACGATTCAAAGAATTTTATTAAGGAAAGAAATAAATTTTGGCAATGGCTTTATACCCATAATCGTGCAGCATGGATTGTTCTTGACCCTATCGTAAGCGTCCAGCCTGATGCAACATTTTTTGAAGCATTTTCATTGGATGAATCTACATATGCGCGGGTATCGCTTCCCCATTCGGCAACAAAATCTAATAGAGAACCATCATGTGGAACTACGAATATAGATTTCAGTGTCTCGCTTGAAAGGGAACTTGCAAGGACTAGAAACTATAGACCTTTACATCTGACTGTGGGATCAGATTCAGTTGGAGTCGAAACAGGAGTTTCTTCTACTGTCGAGAAGAAAATAGATCTCCCAGAATCATGGGTAAGAGGGTTGGTTGAGGTACAGGCTGCTTTATCTTTAGCACCAGTTGAGCTGACTTTATCTTCTTCTTATCTTGCTGATATTCTTGCAAGATTAGAATCTGAAAGAGAAAGGGAAGGTCCACGAGCATTAGTATTTAATCTGACACCTGGAGAAAAGCCTGAAATAGAAATACAACCTTGGGGTGAAATTTATAAAGTTTCTGACAAAATTTATACTGGTGAAGATAATCGAAAAATTAAAGTCTGGGGAAGACGCAGACTTCGTGTTTTGAGTAATTTATTATCTATTGTTCCAGAATTGAAGGTCAGATTAATAGATTCGGGAATGCCATCTTTCTGGAGTATTGAGATAGAAGGTGTAGTCCTAACAATTGGTATATCTGGATGGACTTCACAAGATTGGGCAGGTAGAGCAAGGTTTTCAGCTATTACTCCTGGCTCTGATTTATCTCCAAATATCATTGAGAATGCATCGACTCTTCTTAAGGAAAAGAATGCATTATCTGTCGAAGAATTAGCGAATAAAATTAATCAGAGCCCTGGAGATTGTCGTCGAATTCTTCAGAGTTTATGTATTAAGGGATTAGCAATGTTCGATCCTGAAAATGGAAAATATCGTTGGCGGGCTCTTTTCCCATCTCTAAATCTTGAAAGTCAATCAGAAGCAGGACTTGAAGAAAGAAAAGGTTTAGAAATATTCAAGACAAAAAATATCCAAGTTATTTCAGACCAGATAACAACCAAAGGGCGTGAACTTAAAGGTCTCGTAAAGTTAGATGAGAAAATAAATAAACCCTCCATTATCAAAGATTTGGATGGTCGAGTAATTAATGCTCAATGTGACTGTTCTCATTTTCGTTTTCATAAATTAAGACAAGGACCATGTAGGCATATTGTTTCATTAAGCTTGGAGGGAGGCGGGTAAGATGTCAGAACAAGTTGCGAATCAAAGTAATTCTTTGAATAATCAATGGAAAAAAAGATTAAAAGAGCTAGGACAGGGAGCATTTGAATTTGAAGAAATGATCCGCTTAGGTTTCATTGATCTGGATGATATTAAAGGTGTTGATAAAAAAATGACGATTGAGGAATCTAAAGAAGTTTTTGAAGAGTTAGCCAAAATTAATTCAGAATTATTAGAAGTTGATAAAGAGATAGATTCCATTAATCAGATAGAGGAACTTCTCGCAGAAATAAGATCTAGAAGAATAAAAAGAGTAAAGGAGGTTGCCAAAGAAAAGAAAATTAAGAAGCAAGAAGAAAAGATTAAACGGTCGAAAGAAATTAAAAAAAGGAAAATTAATTCCCCAACATTTTTGGGGAGAGGAGTCTCAAATAGACTTACTTTTATAACAGATAAAAAGGTAGATTTTAAATCCAATAAAATTCCAGAACTTACTTCTTTTCTTGATGTGGCCAATGCTTTAGAAGTAACTCCATCCAAATTGCAATGGCTTATTTATGAAAGAGTTGCAAGCAATATTGATCATTATTTAAGATATGAGATACCAAAAAAATCAGGAGGTAAAAGATTAATTTCCAGTCCAAAGAAAGATATGAAAAAAGCTCAGAAATGGATCTTGGAAAATATTTTAATTCACCTTGATGTTGATAAAGCAGCTATGGCTTTTCAAAAAGGTTTATCAATTATTGATAATGCATCCTTACATGTCAAATCAAAAATTGTAGTTCGTATAGATATAAAAGACTTTTTCCCCACTATCACTTTTCCCCGTGTAAGAGGTTTTTTCGAATCTTTAGGTTATAACCCAGGGGTTGCAACTGTGTTTGCCTTGATTTGTACAGATAGTCCTAAAGTTATTCTTAAGCAGGAAGCTATAGATGGTGAGAAAAACAATAAAGATTATCCTCAATTTATAGTTATTAGTGAGAGGTCACTACCTCAAGGTGCGTGCACTTCACCATCATTGGCTAATCTTATTTGCAGAAAAATTGACTCACGTCTTAATGGATATTCTTCAAAATCTGGATGGAAATATTCTAGATATGCAGATGATTTAATTTTTTCTACTACCTCTGAAGATAGTTATCCTCATAGATTAATAAAATCAATTTCATCGATAATTTCAGAAGAAGGATTTAAGGTAAATCAATCAAAAACAAGATTGATGCGCGCACCTAATCGACAAACTGTTACTGGTTTAGTTGTTAATAATGAAGTTACTCTAAGTAGAAGAGATTTAAAACGAATGCGTGCATTTTTTCATCAATGTTCCTCTAAAGGTTTAGATTTCATGAGTGAGAAAATTGGTAAAGATGCATTATCTGTAGCGCGTGGATATATCTCATACGTCGAAATGGTTTCACCTACAGTTGCAGAAAAATTTCGTTCAACTAATTCCTGGGTAAAATAATTAAAATACATGTCTAAAAAATTCCCAATATTATTTCCCGATCTGCTTGCTCATTTTGAATTAATTAAAGGTTCTAGTGATGATCCAGATGAAACTGATTATGAATGGAATGAAGGGAATTTAAATTTCAAAGTTAAAGAATATTCCCCTGATGACTATATTCCCTCTGAATACAATGTTTTGAATTATAAAAATAAATTCTATAGATGTGCATTTGATGGTCACGTAATCGATGGGTATTTATCAGAACAACTTTTTGATGAATATGAAGATACTTACTTTGATGAAGAAGATACTTGTGCAGGGGAATGGATAAAGATTTATAAAAATTCAAGCAGGGAAGATATTCCTGAAGGCTCTTATTTATTTGAAATTCCTTCTATAGAAGAAATTCTTGACGGTGGGAAAAAAGAAAAAAATGAATATATATCAGAAGATCATGAAATTGTTACTGAATGGGTTGATGAGATAGATGAAGAGGATTTCAAAAATATTCTTTATGGTGTTTACGGATTTGGAAGAGAGGTTTTATTTGATGATGGATTTGTTATCCAAAATAGATATAACGGTTAGAAATTATTATTACCATCTAAGTACGATTCGTAGGCATATCCTTTATCAGAGCCTTAATGCGTTTGAGTAAATTCTTCCTGTTCTTCGACAGAATCAATTAACCAATTATAATAAAGACTCTCATCGTAAACTTTGTTTACTAGAAATAACAATGCTCTTGAATATTCCTTACCATCTAGGTCATCTATAAATTCAAATATCAATTCACTTTTTTTATGCATATCTTCAGGTTCTTCATTTTCAATTTCTCTATACTTTTCTTGATAAAATTTAGATACATATTCATCCCATATTTCAGGCAAACCTAAATCGCCTGTATCATGATCATATAAAACTCTTTCAATCCAAGTCATTCCTAAATCATCTGGCCACAAGTCGTCCCATACATAAGAAATTTTTTCATCATCATTCAGGGATTGAAACTCTTCATCAGTCCTTACCCTGACTTCATCAGATCCTATTTTAAAGATAAACATTTTTATTATCCCTTAATAATCTGCATAAACATGAAAATCTCCAAGTTTTAAAGTGTCATAACGATCGTAATATACACATTCAAAATCTTCCTCAAATAAATATGAATTAATATTTGCTTCTTTGTTCACATATTCATCATCAACCTTTATACATATTAAGCAATTAGAACTTTGAAAATATCTTCCTCCTTTATCATCTTGAAAAGAACTTTCATCAATCATCGGCAAAATGTATAAAAAACTAGAACCATCTGATTTCTTTTTTAACCCGCATAAATAAAAATCTTGAGAATCATTATCTTTTTTAGATTTATAAATTTCTAATTTTTTATTTTCATTATCATTTAAATCTTCTATATATATAGGCAAACCTAAATCTTCATCAACGTCATCAAATGATTTAAATCTTTCAAGAGCTTTCAGTTCATCTACTAAATTTTTATCTGCTATTGGAAGACATTTAGATAAATCACCAATAAGATATTTTCCTTTACTTAATTTCCCAATCTTTTGAGCAGATGGAAAAAGATGATCCTTGATTTCTTTACCATTATTTTTTGCAGTCTCTAATGCATTTCTATGTTCTTGTAAAAATTCATCAAGGTTTGCTATTTCTTCACCATTTTGATTAAGTGCAATATATCCATATTCTTTGATGTTTTCATACTTTGGAAGAATATCTGATTTAATTTTTTTGAGCAATTCATCTCCTACAAGTTTTTTGTTTTTTGAATAATCAATTTTATATTCAGGAAAATCTTTTGGTAATTGTCTTCCATTTGGATATTCATTTTTGCATGATCTCTCCCAACACTTTTTAAAAATTTTTAGGATCATATTTATATCAAGTTCGGACTTAAATTCCTCATAGCTTTTATAAGGGCAACTATATGTATCACCTATATAAAAAAGCCATGTTTCATCATCACCCTCTAATGGGTCGGCAACAGCTTCTTGATATCTGGTTTCTAAATAATCTAGGACTCCTTCATTAGTGCTGACCCAATCAAATAGAGAAGAAAATTCTTCATCTAAAAAAGTTTCATCTACTCCATAAGCATCAGGATCGGAATCATTTAGAAAAATTGAGATTGCTGAATATGTCGCAGATGAAATTTTTTTTTCATGAAAATATGTACAAATTTCACTTTCATATGCATTCAAATGAATATAGAAAGCGTTAATGGAAACTGGTTTCATTTTTAAAAATATCTAGTCAGATTAATCCGGTTCTAATTAAAAAAATCATTTAATCTTTTTTATATTTAAGCTGAGAAATTACTGCTGCAGTTTCATCTAGATCAGGACGCTTTCCTTTATAAATAGGTTGAAAAAGTGCTCCATCTTTAATGGCATAAAGATAATCCACTTCAATTAATTCTCCTGGATTTGGAATATCTTGATTAGCAGGAATCGTACACTTGCCGACAGATATCCAATTGCCATTATCATTTATTTCAATTGATACAGAACGCTTTCCTTCTGAAATAGAAGTGACTCTCAGAGTGGCACTTTCTACAAATTTAAGTTTCAGTGCGTTCCCTCCGGAACTTGGTCTACCTTCGTTGTATGTGGCATCTCCATTTTTAAAAACTACACCTTCTTCATTGTTAGATTTTGCGCTTTCTACAAAAGCTTTCACTTTTTCTAAGCTATCTGCAAAGGTTGGGGAATCAACTTTTAAAGCATTATCAAGTTTTTTTGATTTGATTTCTTCTCCAAGTTTCCCAAGATGAGAAACACGATCGCCGAATAAATTTTCTTTGGCATCTACTCCTTTGAACTTGAGAACATCAAAGATAACTAAATGATCCCCCATGTCTTCAGTATCTATTTCAGTATCTATAAACCCTCCGTCTTTAAGTTTTTCCAGTGCATCCTGAATAGGTTTCTGCAAACCTACTCGCAAACCTTTACGGTTAGATGCAATGATTTCTGAGGAAGTAATACTTGCTCCCCGACGTTCTCCATCATGTTTTGTCTGCATAAAAACTTTCGGAAAATCATTGAAAACTTCTTCAAGGTTTTCATAATTTATCGAGTTTAGTAATTGAGGCTTAAAGTCTGTAGATTCTCCAGCTTTTTCTGTTTCTGCATATTCAATGCCACTATCTTCAGGTGCATAACCCTTTGAAGTTTTTGATAGTACTAACTTGTCGTATATTTTTTTTGCATCTTCGTAAGGAACTGGAGTTTTTGTCTTTGTTCCACTCTGTAGAGGTTTGCCTCGTCGCCCATATTGAAAGGTTACATTGAATCCGCCATCAACTTCTTTAAGTTCTGCCTGATAAACTTTGTCTGATGACCCATCCGTAAATGATAAAGATATTTTTTCGTTACTCATAATCAAAGCCTAAATTTAAGAAAATTTTTTCTGTAAAAATACAAATAAATATTTTTAAAATTAAATCATTAAAATAAAATTTAATCTTCTTTTATAACTTTATGTAAATCAAGATTTTGAATCGTAGTTAGAAACTTTACATGAATTAATAAATAATTTTTTGAAATTTAATTATTTTTAAATTGGTTATTTATAAATTAATTTTGATAAAAGTTTTTCTATAGATAATCTATATATATAAGATTCTTTCTGAATTAAAAAATCATGATAGATCTGAAAAGAAATAGTAAAAAAGAACCTGTAAAAGCTACTGGATTAAGAGCGCGAGCATCTTCGTCTTACTCTCCTAATCAGAAAGATGATTTCAAAATAAGTAGAGGAAGGTTTTCTAATTTTTTAACCTGTAAAAGATGTTTTTACTTGGATAGAGTAAAAGGTTTAGACCCACCAGGAACGCCGGGATGGACTTTAAATGAAACTACTGATTTACTCTTAAAAAAAGAATTTGATTATTGCAGAGAAAGACAAATTCCACATAGATTATTTATCGATAATGATTTAAGTCATCTAGTTCCTTTTGATCATCCTGAGATGGATGATTGGCGTAATTCTCTCCATAAAGGATTGATGCTTCGCCATAAGGATACAAATATCATCTTGACAGGAGGGGTTGATGATATTTGGCAGCATAAGATTACTAAGGAATTAATAGTTGTTGATTACAAGTCACAGGCAAAACTTGGGAGAGTAGATAAACGAGATTATCTTGATGATCCCTATCATGAAGGCTATAAAATCCAAATGGATTTCTATGCCTATCTTCTTAAGGGGATGGGATTTGATGTTCATAAAACATCCTATTTTTTAGTTTGCAATGCAAAAAGAGATGATGAAGAATTTAATAAAAGAATGAATTTTGACGAATATTTAGTCCCTTATAATTGGAATATTGATTGGATTGAGGAAGAAATAGATTCAATGGTTTCTTTGATGAATAATGACCAGATTCCGGAACCAAATCTATCCTGTAAAAATTGTGCTTATTCCGAGCAATATGCCAAGTTAGTTTGTAATCCTGTGAAAGATGATAGTGAAGAGATTCAGGGGAATCTGTTTTAGCCAACTTTTTGCCAATGCTTTAGCTGGAATGCGATAATTTTATTGATTGACAGTTGATCTACAATAAGGAGCAATTAGCTCCTTTTTTTATGTCAATTGAAACAACTGTTTTGGATTTCAAATTAAGCAATACTTTTGAAGAATATGAGGCTCATATGAATGCTCCTGAACAACAGGCGATGTTTAAAGAGATGGGAGTAAAAACTTTTTATATTGGCAAATCATTAGAAGACCCCAAAAGAGCGACAGTTATGTTTCAAGGTCCAGTAAATACTTGTTACGACATCTTTGTTAACCCAGAAACTAAACCAATAGTTGAAGCATCGGGTCATATTTATGAAGGGACAATAATTAACCGCTGGATTTCTGAATAATTTTGAAACGCCTACTGCTACCACTTCTGGCTGCCTTGGCATTACCTAATTATCTTAATGCCAATGAAAAAGTTTCATCTGAAATGAGTGAAATTGAAGCTAATAAAATACTTCTTGGTCAAGTTCTTTCTGTCTGCTATGCAGTAGATAGAAATCACATAACCATGAAACAAAAAATAGATATGCTGGGATTTGCTCTAAACCTCCACGAACGTGATCATGGAAATAAAAAAACCTTACAAGAAGATCAAATGAATGCTGTTGGGAAAGTCCTGGATATCTTCCCAGATTGTTTCCCTGAAGTAAAAAAAAATAAATGAAACGCTTATTTTTCCTGCCGCTTTTATTGGGTTTTATTTCTCCAGTAATGGCTAAAGAAATTTGTACTCTTACAAGTGAAGTAGAAAAAGATGTAACTATAACTTTGAAATATACTGGTTCAGCTGGTGGTATAGGATCTCTAAATTATAAAAATAAACCTTCATTAGGTTTCTATGTAGGTATCTGGAATGGATATGGAGGTCAGTATTACACTGCAAGATCATATTCACCTGAATTGTTAAACGAAGAAAAAACCTTTCAGGAAAGAACAAAAAATACAACAGAAATAGGTACAGGACATTTTATGAATTTTGTTGGCAATCAACTAGCACGAGCGACTTCAAAAGAAGATAGGAAATCTGGAAAATTTAGAGCATTGATGCCGCAACTTTCTCAAAATTATTACTACTCAATTCCGTTTACAGAGAAGGGACAATATGGAAGACAGAAATTATCAAAAGAAATGAAAACAATTATTGATGCAGCAGAGGGATTTTTTGTTGATACAGGTGGATGTAGAAAGTTTTTTCCTTATGGATGGGATTAAATTAGAGGATCTTTTTAAAATATTAATTGATGACTATATCATTATTTTTTTTAGAAAAAGAATTTGTATTATGTAATATGTTTTTAATTTTTTTAATTAAATGTTAGTTATGGAGAATATCTTAATCAGCAGAATAATCATCTTATAAATTCATACTTGTGTTGTGACAATCGAAAAAAAGAACAATACAAAAGGACATCTTCAAAATTTCTTTTATAGTAGATTTAGGACAAAACCTGACTGTCGATAAACCCTCTCATATCTTTTGAGAACAGGCGAATATAAATTTAATATTTCTAAAATTCACTATCTTTTTTTCAAATTATTCAAGGTGTTTTTTAATGCCTTTGGAATTCATCTATTTTGATGTTAATTTCCTTAAGGATAATTTTTCAGATAAAAATTACTCACTTTTAAATATTTTAAAATCATCATGGATAAGAAAAAAATCAGTTCCAATCCCCGCAGGTTTAAGTCAATACGACAAAAGACCAGCTTTAGATTTCCGCATATCGTAAATGAAGAAAAGATGGAAGTCTGGGTTTATATTGCCTCAGGATTCCCAACTACATTAGCAGTTCCGCATTTAATGAAAATTCATTATCCGGGTTACAAAAGTTGCTTATGTAATAGAGAAACTTTTATTAGTATTGGCGGCAGATTGTAAATTTAGAGTTATTCAAAAACAAAAATTTCAAGCAAAAACTACTTTAAAAAACTATGAAAAAAGTAATTATTCAATGGCAGGATCAATTTGGAAATTGGCAGCACTACACCACGATGCATCATCAACCATCTGCATATAAGACTGCTCAAAATAGAGCCTCTAGACAAAATAGGAGATATAGATTAGTGGATGATGGTGGACATTTATTAGATCTAATTAACCCTTGAAATCATGAAAGCTTTAATTTATTTCTTTATTTTTTTTAATATTTCCTCTGTAAATGCCCTTACATGGGCTGAGTTTTGGGAACCATTTGTTGAAAGTGCACAGAACTATTCAAGAATAAGAAACAGGACTGAAACCTGTTATAAAGTAGTCCGTTATGAGGAGTATGTTCCTGGAAATGAATGGTCTTCTGGATTTGTTAGGCATAAGACGGAAAAACACTCAATTCATTGTCCATATTAAATATGATTCAAGCCATCTAAATTGAAATGAGAAAAATACTATTAACTATTTTTTCTGCAGCTTTTGTTTTTATTGGTCCTATAAATGCATGCCCATTAGAGGAGGAGGACAAGAATAAAATGCTTAATGAATTATGCACTATGGACGATGGAGATTGGTCGAGCAACAGACTTAACGAGATGATTATTTTGTTTAAGTTTGGGAAATTACCTCCTGAGAAGAGTAATAAAGGTAATCAAATACTTGCAGGTTTAACTTGCAGTTTTAGAAATTATAAAAATTGAATTATCTATTTTAATTAAAAGCTTTTTCAATTGATTGAGGGTCTATGGAACAGGCATTACTTCCAAAACCATTTAAATCATAACAAGCATCGCCAAAAAAATAACCGCAGCCATCTTGGAGGCCATCTCCTCCATTCTCATCCAACCATTCCTCAAAAAGTTCCTCATTGAATGCATAAATATTATCTTCTTTATCCATCCAATTGTTTATTACCTCTTTTGGACCTTCTAGTATGAAACTTGCTTGTAAATATTTGAAAAGAGGTATCTTGATTCCATCAATTTCTTCAATATATGGATTTAATACAGAGACATTTTTTACTTCTATAAATTCAAAACCCTCATCCTCAAAAGGAGAAATGCTGTCAATATTAAATTCAGCATCTAAATTCTGATTTACTAAATTTAATGCTTCTTTTTCATTTCCCTCTTCAATAAAACCTATCAGTTCCTCATAGCAATCCAGCTCGGTTATCGTCTCAATATCATCTTCTTCGATAGGAAAACCTCCTTCAAGATATCCATCAACTTGAAATTTGATTCTGTCCATTTTGATTAAAATTTTTTAAATCATACATCGAAAATAATCTTTTTTTCAATTCTGAGGAAAATTAAAAAATATCGTAAAAATTTTTAAATTTATTTTTCTAATCGAGCATCATCAGTCTGCAAAGTCTATTAACCTTTTCAGCTTCATCTACAGTATTAATCAATCCTGTCGCAAGGTTGGGGGATCCAACAATTATAGATAAACATTGTGCCCTGCTTATAGCAACATTTAGTCTGTTAGGCTCTAATAAAAAGTCAATACCTCTAGGCGCATTATCTCCCGAACTTGCAGTTAATGAATGTATAGCGATTGGAGCTTCCTGCCCTTGAAAGCGATCAACTGTTCCAACTCTGGCCTTGCCCTTTAATCTCTGTTCTAAAAGATTTACTTG from Prochlorococcus marinus XMU1402 includes the following:
- a CDS encoding SWIM zinc finger family protein is translated as MTTFNGNFTRSISGSSTEDSSVTFGVDVDQSPVYLNVDVIPSYAFARLMLVLGNVVRMQDAGIEKDHSAYQAWVRGEYLKELNDEIKEKKAKLPALLEKKNKITKLLKSIKEKGEKYDSKNFIKERNKFWQWLYTHNRAAWIVLDPIVSVQPDATFFEAFSLDESTYARVSLPHSATKSNREPSCGTTNIDFSVSLERELARTRNYRPLHLTVGSDSVGVETGVSSTVEKKIDLPESWVRGLVEVQAALSLAPVELTLSSSYLADILARLESEREREGPRALVFNLTPGEKPEIEIQPWGEIYKVSDKIYTGEDNRKIKVWGRRRLRVLSNLLSIVPELKVRLIDSGMPSFWSIEIEGVVLTIGISGWTSQDWAGRARFSAITPGSDLSPNIIENASTLLKEKNALSVEELANKINQSPGDCRRILQSLCIKGLAMFDPENGKYRWRALFPSLNLESQSEAGLEERKGLEIFKTKNIQVISDQITTKGRELKGLVKLDEKINKPSIIKDLDGRVINAQCDCSHFRFHKLRQGPCRHIVSLSLEGGG
- a CDS encoding reverse transcriptase family protein gives rise to the protein MSEQVANQSNSLNNQWKKRLKELGQGAFEFEEMIRLGFIDLDDIKGVDKKMTIEESKEVFEELAKINSELLEVDKEIDSINQIEELLAEIRSRRIKRVKEVAKEKKIKKQEEKIKRSKEIKKRKINSPTFLGRGVSNRLTFITDKKVDFKSNKIPELTSFLDVANALEVTPSKLQWLIYERVASNIDHYLRYEIPKKSGGKRLISSPKKDMKKAQKWILENILIHLDVDKAAMAFQKGLSIIDNASLHVKSKIVVRIDIKDFFPTITFPRVRGFFESLGYNPGVATVFALICTDSPKVILKQEAIDGEKNNKDYPQFIVISERSLPQGACTSPSLANLICRKIDSRLNGYSSKSGWKYSRYADDLIFSTTSEDSYPHRLIKSISSIISEEGFKVNQSKTRLMRAPNRQTVTGLVVNNEVTLSRRDLKRMRAFFHQCSSKGLDFMSEKIGKDALSVARGYISYVEMVSPTVAEKFRSTNSWVK
- a CDS encoding WGR domain-containing protein, producing MSNEKISLSFTDGSSDKVYQAELKEVDGGFNVTFQYGRRGKPLQSGTKTKTPVPYEDAKKIYDKLVLSKTSKGYAPEDSGIEYAETEKAGESTDFKPQLLNSINYENLEEVFNDFPKVFMQTKHDGERRGASITSSEIIASNRKGLRVGLQKPIQDALEKLKDGGFIDTEIDTEDMGDHLVIFDVLKFKGVDAKENLFGDRVSHLGKLGEEIKSKKLDNALKVDSPTFADSLEKVKAFVESAKSNNEEGVVFKNGDATYNEGRPSSGGNALKLKFVESATLRVTSISEGKRSVSIEINDNGNWISVGKCTIPANQDIPNPGELIEVDYLYAIKDGALFQPIYKGKRPDLDETAAVISQLKYKKD
- a CDS encoding PD-(D/E)XK nuclease family protein; its protein translation is MIDLKRNSKKEPVKATGLRARASSSYSPNQKDDFKISRGRFSNFLTCKRCFYLDRVKGLDPPGTPGWTLNETTDLLLKKEFDYCRERQIPHRLFIDNDLSHLVPFDHPEMDDWRNSLHKGLMLRHKDTNIILTGGVDDIWQHKITKELIVVDYKSQAKLGRVDKRDYLDDPYHEGYKIQMDFYAYLLKGMGFDVHKTSYFLVCNAKRDDEEFNKRMNFDEYLVPYNWNIDWIEEEIDSMVSLMNNDQIPEPNLSCKNCAYSEQYAKLVCNPVKDDSEEIQGNLF
- a CDS encoding DUF3764 family protein, translated to MSIETTVLDFKLSNTFEEYEAHMNAPEQQAMFKEMGVKTFYIGKSLEDPKRATVMFQGPVNTCYDIFVNPETKPIVEASGHIYEGTIINRWISE